From a region of the Constantimarinum furrinae genome:
- the fabG gene encoding 3-oxoacyl-[acyl-carrier-protein] reductase → MKLLEGKTAIITGGSRGIGKGIVEVFVDHGANVAFTYNSSAEAAEALADDLSSKGVKVKAYKSNAANYDESQQLAADVLEEFGSIDILINNAGITKDNLLMRISEEDFDQVIEVNLKSVFNMTKAVQRAMLKQRKGSIINMSSVVGVKGNAGQTNYAASKAGILGFTKSVALELGSRDIRCNAIAPGFIETEMTGKLDEATVQSWRDAIPLKRGGSPEDIANACVFLASDLSSYVTGQVLNVDGGMLT, encoded by the coding sequence ATGAAACTATTAGAAGGAAAAACAGCGATCATTACCGGAGGAAGCCGGGGTATTGGAAAGGGTATTGTAGAAGTCTTTGTGGATCATGGTGCCAATGTGGCCTTTACATATAATTCATCTGCTGAAGCTGCCGAAGCTTTGGCCGACGATCTTTCCTCCAAAGGTGTGAAAGTAAAGGCTTATAAGAGTAATGCCGCCAACTACGATGAATCTCAACAATTAGCGGCAGATGTGTTAGAAGAATTTGGAAGTATCGATATATTAATCAACAATGCCGGAATTACGAAGGATAATCTTTTAATGCGTATTTCTGAAGAAGATTTCGATCAGGTGATCGAAGTCAACCTCAAGTCGGTTTTTAATATGACTAAAGCTGTGCAGCGAGCTATGTTAAAGCAACGAAAGGGTTCTATCATTAATATGAGCTCTGTAGTAGGAGTGAAGGGTAATGCCGGTCAAACGAACTACGCCGCCTCAAAAGCAGGAATACTCGGTTTTACCAAATCGGTAGCTCTCGAACTCGGGTCACGTGATATTCGCTGTAACGCAATTGCTCCCGGCTTTATTGAAACCGAAATGACCGGAAAATTAGATGAAGCCACAGTGCAAAGCTGGAGAGATGCCATTCCTCTGAAGCGTGGGGGTTCTCCCGAAGATATTGCCAATGCCTGTGTTTTTCTTGCCAGTGACCTATCTTCTTATGTTACAGGGCAAGTGCTGAATGTTGACGGTGGAATGTTAACCTAA